Genomic DNA from Thiosocius teredinicola:
CGCGAGGCGCAGCACAATCCGGCTGCGCCCGAGCCGAAAGAGCCACCGACCGTTGAAACCGAACCACCCGGCGACGACGACATGCCGCCGTTGGACACGCTAACGGTGGATTCCGATTTTTCGGGCTTTCTGTCGCCCAAGGTCAGCGATGCGCTACGCACTGCCGCCCTGCGCAAGCTTTTTCATTCGTCGCAGTTCAACGTGATCGATGAGCTCGACGACTACGCCGAAGATTTCACGACCTTCCGTTCATTGGGCGACATCGTCACCGCGGACATGAAACATCAAATCGAGGTACAGGCGAAACGCGTCGCCGAATCCGTCAAGCAACAACTGTTCGACGACGATGCCTCGACGGCGATCGACACCGATCAAACCGATGAACAAGCGACCACCGATAACTTGGTCGCGTCATCGGAATCAAACGCAAGCAATCCGAGTTCAAGCTGAGACGAACGCACCATGTCATCCGATAGCCACGCCCTCGAGCACACACGCAACATGCGCGCCCGCAGTGCAGCCACATCCGCCGCAGAGAAGATCGTGCCCTCGCCGACCGGCGTCGTGCACTACCGGTCGCGCGGCCGGGTGCTGGTGATCGGCGGCGAAGAGGCACAATGGCTGGCGGCACGCCTGGAACAGCCGCTGCACGCTGAGATCCTGCTGATCCACGGCGACGACGAACCCG
This window encodes:
- a CDS encoding DUF3306 domain-containing protein; its protein translation is MRDKLSDTVEHSRAGTDESFLQRFSRLKTEAREAQHNPAAPEPKEPPTVETEPPGDDDMPPLDTLTVDSDFSGFLSPKVSDALRTAALRKLFHSSQFNVIDELDDYAEDFTTFRSLGDIVTADMKHQIEVQAKRVAESVKQQLFDDDASTAIDTDQTDEQATTDNLVASSESNASNPSSS